One Cicer arietinum cultivar CDC Frontier isolate Library 1 chromosome 8, Cicar.CDCFrontier_v2.0, whole genome shotgun sequence DNA segment encodes these proteins:
- the LOC101503268 gene encoding PHD finger protein At1g33420-like isoform X1, translating to MNVTGEKLLNRPKRKPTFDFHTFPPPSEVNFSGEPFRTNVRSFLTKHALLPPQSALFPHLLTWQIMFRIGGDDSNAVVEDGLEPVVCLDVVEEDVARSRSVYCDQCRVVGELTRWSGHPVCGKRYHFIIKADGSSIGGYHKPCMCCGDILRLSESKCKSCNHVISTDDVEDWVYQQLESTTHLLHGVVHANGYGHLLRVNGREGGSRFLSGSLIMDFWDRLCKTLAVRKVSVMDVSKKYGLEYRLIHALMRGHPWYGEWGYQFGSGSYGLTQEAYKTAVESLSNLPLSVFLSEGWKPHSCVQGIISFYQSLSEHQLVNIRDLFRLLMSLLHDSIKTSSKAESITCKKRSFDAMGVSCSWGQSDVVRVEEAMLRVLRAVSRSNWVSSRALKGSVYKVASSELLDYCLGELGGKVVLGSMIVNTRHNPETGALEYRLEAANNSCDGKTSNNYSLGSKRPSKESLLYDLKYLYGYLLNSPMMQNCVPEGIQIPVMSSAQKLLNCKQLVKDYRPEMLPMKDFYKIRFSCHVELIDESENPTIPAELVVLPINATISDLKNEAVNAFEDVYLMFRRFVVDGLLGYNDVDDSTQIKLLLGSAEVVCIRGRCISKNGLSKFKMERGLERWTVDCSCGAKDDDGERMLACDKCGVWQHTICSNIHDSQPVPTHFTCPKCRNPNLKPKSIGNCKDETLANISGSSSCFGKGLPVPSDVH from the exons ATGAACGTAACCGGAGAAAAACTACTAAACCGTCCTAAGAGAAAACCAACCTTCGATTTCCACACCTTCCCACCACCTTCGGAAGTTAACTTCTCCGGCGAACCATTCCGGACGAATGTACGTTCGTTTCTAACGAAGCACGCGCTTCTCCCTCCACAATCCGCACTTTTCCCTCACTTGCTGACGTGGCAGATCATGTTCAGAATCGGCGGTGACGACTCAAATGCGGTGGTGGAGGATGGACTGGAACCGGTTGTATGCCTTGATGTTGTTGAAGAGGATGTGGCTAGATCTAGATCTGTGTACTGTGATCAGTGCCGAGTTGTTGGTGAGTTGACTC GTTGGAGTGGACACCCGGTGTGTGGGAAACGTTACCATTTTATCATAAAGGCTGATGGGAGCTCTATTGGTGGGTATCACAAGCCATGCATGTGCTGTGGAGATATCTTGCGTTTGTCAGAATCCAA GTGCAAGTCTTGCAACCATGTGATAAGCACAGATGATGTTGAAGATTGGGTGTACCAACAATTGGAGAGCACTACTCATCTTTTACATGGTGTGGTTCATGCCAATGGTTATGGGCATCTTCTTCGTGTTAATGGAAGAGAAGGAGGCTCAAGATTTCTTTCTGGCTCCCTTATCATGGACTTCTGGGATCGGCTCTGCAAGACACTTGCTGTCAG AAAAGTTAGTGTGATGGATGTTTCAAAGAAATATGGGCTTGAGTACCGTTTGATCCATGCCCTCATGAGGGGACATCCCTGGTATGGTGAATGGGGTTATCAATTTGGCTCTGGTAGCTATGGTCTCACACAGGAAGCATATAAGACTGCTGTTGAAAGCTTGTCCAACTTACCCTTGTCCGTTTTCCTCTCTGAGGGCTGGAAGCCCCACTCTTGTGTGCAAGGCATCATCTCATTTTACCAGTCTTTGTCGGAGCATCAGCTTGTAAATATAAGAGACCTCTTCCGTCTTCTGATGAGTTTGCTTCATGACTCTATCAAGACTTCATCAAAGGCTGAAAGTATCACCTGTAAGAAGCGCAGCTTTGACGCCATGGGAGTGTCATGTTCCTGGGGACAGAGTGATGTGGTACGTGTTGAGGAAGCCATGCTCAGAGTGCTGCGTGCTGTGTCTCGCTCCAATTGGGTGAGCTCACGAGCTCTTAAGGGTTCTGTCTACAAGGTGGCCTCTTCAGAGCTGCTTGATTACTGCCTTGGAGAACTCGGTGGAAAGGTGGTCTTGGGTTCAATGATTGTTAATACCCGACACAATCCTGAGACTGGAGCTTTGGAGTACAG ACTTGAGGCTGCAAACAATTCTTGTGATGGAAAAACATCAAACAATTATTCTTTAGGCTCAAAGCGTCCATCTAAAGAGAGCCTCCTATATGACTTGAAATATTTGTACGGGTATTTGCTCAACTCTCCGATGATGCAGAACTGTGTCCCTGAGGGAATACAGATTCCTGTAATGAGCTCAGCTCAGAAACTTCTTAACTGTAAGCAGCTAGTAAAAGATTATAGGCCAGAGATGTTGCCAATGAAAGATTTTTACAAAATACGCTTCTCATGTCACGTGGAACTTATCGACGAAAGTGAAAATCCCACAATTCCAGCAGAACTGGTTGTCCTACCCATAAATGCAACCATATCCGACCTTAAAAACGAAGCAGTAAATGCTTTTGAAGATGTATATCTCATGTTCAGAAGATTTGTAGTCGACGGCTTACTTGGCTATAACGATGTAGATGATTCCACACAAATCAAACTCTTGTTAGGATCAGCAGAAGTGGTTTGCATCCGAGGACGATGCATCAGCAAGAATGGATTGAGCAAGTTCAAAATGGAACGGGGACTTGAGAGGTGGACTGTCGATTGCAGCTGTGGTGCTAAGGATGATGATGGTGAGAGAATGTTGGCTTGTGATAAATGTGGAGTGTGGCAGCATACTATATGTTCTAACATTCATGATTCACAACCTGTTCCCACCCATTTTACTTGTCCAAAATgtagaaaccctaatttgaaacCTAAATCAATTGGGAATTGCAAAGATGAAACTCTGGCTAACATAAGTGGTAGTAGCAGTTGCTTTGGTAAGGGGTTACCAGTGCCTTCTGATGTTCATTGA
- the LOC101503268 gene encoding PHD finger protein At1g33420-like isoform X2: MNVTGEKLLNRPKRKPTFDFHTFPPPSEVNFSGEPFRTNVRSFLTKHALLPPQSALFPHLLTWQIMFRIGGDDSNAVVEDGLEPVVCLDVVEEDVARSRSVYCDQCRVVGWSGHPVCGKRYHFIIKADGSSIGGYHKPCMCCGDILRLSESKCKSCNHVISTDDVEDWVYQQLESTTHLLHGVVHANGYGHLLRVNGREGGSRFLSGSLIMDFWDRLCKTLAVRKVSVMDVSKKYGLEYRLIHALMRGHPWYGEWGYQFGSGSYGLTQEAYKTAVESLSNLPLSVFLSEGWKPHSCVQGIISFYQSLSEHQLVNIRDLFRLLMSLLHDSIKTSSKAESITCKKRSFDAMGVSCSWGQSDVVRVEEAMLRVLRAVSRSNWVSSRALKGSVYKVASSELLDYCLGELGGKVVLGSMIVNTRHNPETGALEYRLEAANNSCDGKTSNNYSLGSKRPSKESLLYDLKYLYGYLLNSPMMQNCVPEGIQIPVMSSAQKLLNCKQLVKDYRPEMLPMKDFYKIRFSCHVELIDESENPTIPAELVVLPINATISDLKNEAVNAFEDVYLMFRRFVVDGLLGYNDVDDSTQIKLLLGSAEVVCIRGRCISKNGLSKFKMERGLERWTVDCSCGAKDDDGERMLACDKCGVWQHTICSNIHDSQPVPTHFTCPKCRNPNLKPKSIGNCKDETLANISGSSSCFGKGLPVPSDVH; encoded by the exons ATGAACGTAACCGGAGAAAAACTACTAAACCGTCCTAAGAGAAAACCAACCTTCGATTTCCACACCTTCCCACCACCTTCGGAAGTTAACTTCTCCGGCGAACCATTCCGGACGAATGTACGTTCGTTTCTAACGAAGCACGCGCTTCTCCCTCCACAATCCGCACTTTTCCCTCACTTGCTGACGTGGCAGATCATGTTCAGAATCGGCGGTGACGACTCAAATGCGGTGGTGGAGGATGGACTGGAACCGGTTGTATGCCTTGATGTTGTTGAAGAGGATGTGGCTAGATCTAGATCTGTGTACTGTGATCAGTGCCGAGTTGTTG GTTGGAGTGGACACCCGGTGTGTGGGAAACGTTACCATTTTATCATAAAGGCTGATGGGAGCTCTATTGGTGGGTATCACAAGCCATGCATGTGCTGTGGAGATATCTTGCGTTTGTCAGAATCCAA GTGCAAGTCTTGCAACCATGTGATAAGCACAGATGATGTTGAAGATTGGGTGTACCAACAATTGGAGAGCACTACTCATCTTTTACATGGTGTGGTTCATGCCAATGGTTATGGGCATCTTCTTCGTGTTAATGGAAGAGAAGGAGGCTCAAGATTTCTTTCTGGCTCCCTTATCATGGACTTCTGGGATCGGCTCTGCAAGACACTTGCTGTCAG AAAAGTTAGTGTGATGGATGTTTCAAAGAAATATGGGCTTGAGTACCGTTTGATCCATGCCCTCATGAGGGGACATCCCTGGTATGGTGAATGGGGTTATCAATTTGGCTCTGGTAGCTATGGTCTCACACAGGAAGCATATAAGACTGCTGTTGAAAGCTTGTCCAACTTACCCTTGTCCGTTTTCCTCTCTGAGGGCTGGAAGCCCCACTCTTGTGTGCAAGGCATCATCTCATTTTACCAGTCTTTGTCGGAGCATCAGCTTGTAAATATAAGAGACCTCTTCCGTCTTCTGATGAGTTTGCTTCATGACTCTATCAAGACTTCATCAAAGGCTGAAAGTATCACCTGTAAGAAGCGCAGCTTTGACGCCATGGGAGTGTCATGTTCCTGGGGACAGAGTGATGTGGTACGTGTTGAGGAAGCCATGCTCAGAGTGCTGCGTGCTGTGTCTCGCTCCAATTGGGTGAGCTCACGAGCTCTTAAGGGTTCTGTCTACAAGGTGGCCTCTTCAGAGCTGCTTGATTACTGCCTTGGAGAACTCGGTGGAAAGGTGGTCTTGGGTTCAATGATTGTTAATACCCGACACAATCCTGAGACTGGAGCTTTGGAGTACAG ACTTGAGGCTGCAAACAATTCTTGTGATGGAAAAACATCAAACAATTATTCTTTAGGCTCAAAGCGTCCATCTAAAGAGAGCCTCCTATATGACTTGAAATATTTGTACGGGTATTTGCTCAACTCTCCGATGATGCAGAACTGTGTCCCTGAGGGAATACAGATTCCTGTAATGAGCTCAGCTCAGAAACTTCTTAACTGTAAGCAGCTAGTAAAAGATTATAGGCCAGAGATGTTGCCAATGAAAGATTTTTACAAAATACGCTTCTCATGTCACGTGGAACTTATCGACGAAAGTGAAAATCCCACAATTCCAGCAGAACTGGTTGTCCTACCCATAAATGCAACCATATCCGACCTTAAAAACGAAGCAGTAAATGCTTTTGAAGATGTATATCTCATGTTCAGAAGATTTGTAGTCGACGGCTTACTTGGCTATAACGATGTAGATGATTCCACACAAATCAAACTCTTGTTAGGATCAGCAGAAGTGGTTTGCATCCGAGGACGATGCATCAGCAAGAATGGATTGAGCAAGTTCAAAATGGAACGGGGACTTGAGAGGTGGACTGTCGATTGCAGCTGTGGTGCTAAGGATGATGATGGTGAGAGAATGTTGGCTTGTGATAAATGTGGAGTGTGGCAGCATACTATATGTTCTAACATTCATGATTCACAACCTGTTCCCACCCATTTTACTTGTCCAAAATgtagaaaccctaatttgaaacCTAAATCAATTGGGAATTGCAAAGATGAAACTCTGGCTAACATAAGTGGTAGTAGCAGTTGCTTTGGTAAGGGGTTACCAGTGCCTTCTGATGTTCATTGA
- the LOC101503589 gene encoding protein COFACTOR ASSEMBLY OF COMPLEX C SUBUNIT B CCB2, chloroplastic isoform X1 yields the protein MNSVTIISFKPWIPRNVLFPKIHSTQKSTTIVRANLQDSQPPPNSIVTNQQQQLNLSVLRFTLGIAGFDESYLPRWIGYAFASLLLLNHFLGSHSITIPQLRTEVLGLSLASFSIVLPYLGKFLKGAQPVDQATLPDGTQQIFVMSTDIGDSMKEDLAWTSYILLRNTNAIATLIFIQGEICARGYWNINDDSSKEILLGQFTEKIENAGLCDLKDTLYFPQDTDSEFQDLVPKGTRSLLVQPILQVSIKSATDLQKPVGFILLVSTMRYAFSVKDRAWIAAVANKLRG from the exons atgaaCAGCGTAACCATAATCTCTTTCAAACCATGGATTCCTCGCAACGTGCTTTTTCCCAAAATCCATTCCACACAAAAATCCACAACAATAGTTCGTGCGAATCTTCAAGATTCTCAACCACCACCAAATTCCATCGTCACAAACCAGCAACAACAACTCAACCTTTCCGTTCTTCGCTTCACATTAG GGATAGCTGGTTTTGATGAATCTTACTTGCCTAGATGGATTGGTTATGCTTTCGCTTCACTTCTTCTCTTAAATCACTTCCTTGGTTCTCATTCTATTACTATACCTCAGCTT AGAACAGAGGTTTTGGGTCTGTCTTTAGCTTCCTTCTCAATTGTGCTTCCTTACCTTGGTAAATTTCTCAAG GGTGCCCAACCAGTGGATCAAGCAACTCTCCCAGATGGAACgcaacaaatatttgttatgtcAACCGATATAGGGGATAGTATGAAGGAGGACCTGGCTTGGACTTCGTATATTTTGCTGCGTAATACAAATGCCATAGCTACG CTCATTTTTATTCAAGGAGAAATATGTGCAAGGGGCTACTGGAACATAAACGATGATTCATCGAAAGAAATTCTTCTTGGACAGTTTAcggaaaaaattgaaaatgccGGCCTCTGTGATTTGAAGGACACCCTATATTTTCCACAAGATACAG ATTCTGAATTTCAGGATCTGGTACCTAAAGGGACTCGCTCCCTTCTGGTGCAGCCAATATTACAAGTTTCTATCAAGAGTGCTACTGATTTACAAAAACCAGTAGGATTTATTCTGCTGGTCTCGACCATGAGGTATGCATTTAGCGTTAAAGACAGAGCTTGGATTGCAGCTGTGGCCAACAAGCTTAGAG GCTGA
- the LOC101503589 gene encoding protein COFACTOR ASSEMBLY OF COMPLEX C SUBUNIT B CCB2, chloroplastic isoform X2 — MNSVTIISFKPWIPRNVLFPKIHSTQKSTTIVRANLQDSQPPPNSIVTNQQQQLNLSVLRFTLGIAGFDESYLPRWIGYAFASLLLLNHFLGSHSITIPQLGAQPVDQATLPDGTQQIFVMSTDIGDSMKEDLAWTSYILLRNTNAIATLIFIQGEICARGYWNINDDSSKEILLGQFTEKIENAGLCDLKDTLYFPQDTDSEFQDLVPKGTRSLLVQPILQVSIKSATDLQKPVGFILLVSTMRYAFSVKDRAWIAAVANKLRG, encoded by the exons atgaaCAGCGTAACCATAATCTCTTTCAAACCATGGATTCCTCGCAACGTGCTTTTTCCCAAAATCCATTCCACACAAAAATCCACAACAATAGTTCGTGCGAATCTTCAAGATTCTCAACCACCACCAAATTCCATCGTCACAAACCAGCAACAACAACTCAACCTTTCCGTTCTTCGCTTCACATTAG GGATAGCTGGTTTTGATGAATCTTACTTGCCTAGATGGATTGGTTATGCTTTCGCTTCACTTCTTCTCTTAAATCACTTCCTTGGTTCTCATTCTATTACTATACCTCAGCTT GGTGCCCAACCAGTGGATCAAGCAACTCTCCCAGATGGAACgcaacaaatatttgttatgtcAACCGATATAGGGGATAGTATGAAGGAGGACCTGGCTTGGACTTCGTATATTTTGCTGCGTAATACAAATGCCATAGCTACG CTCATTTTTATTCAAGGAGAAATATGTGCAAGGGGCTACTGGAACATAAACGATGATTCATCGAAAGAAATTCTTCTTGGACAGTTTAcggaaaaaattgaaaatgccGGCCTCTGTGATTTGAAGGACACCCTATATTTTCCACAAGATACAG ATTCTGAATTTCAGGATCTGGTACCTAAAGGGACTCGCTCCCTTCTGGTGCAGCCAATATTACAAGTTTCTATCAAGAGTGCTACTGATTTACAAAAACCAGTAGGATTTATTCTGCTGGTCTCGACCATGAGGTATGCATTTAGCGTTAAAGACAGAGCTTGGATTGCAGCTGTGGCCAACAAGCTTAGAG GCTGA
- the LOC101504761 gene encoding uncharacterized protein — protein MENFNKAFEKVKIMVGMEVEDEEQQLESQNSFAFMDDFNRDCTLSTKQRLYGFAICFAAGVTCTLLSMLVFLKPIKFGIAFTLGNLLSLGSTAFLIGPKRQVSMMLDPVRIYATAIYIASMIIALFCALYVHNKLLTLLAIILEFGALVWYSLSYIPFARSMVSKIMVSCFDTEF, from the exons ATGGAAAACTTTAACAAAGCCTTCGAGAAAGTGAAAATAATGGTAGGAATGGAAGTCGAAGACGAAGAGCAACAATTGGAAAGCCAAAACTCGTTTGCTTTCATGGACGATTTCAACCGCGACTGCACCTTGTCAACCAAACAG AGATTATATGGTTTTGCCATATGCTTTGCTGCTGGAGTAACCTGTACATTGTTA TCTATGCTTGTTTTCCTGAAACCAATAAAGTTTGGGATAGCCTTCACTCTTGGCAATTTGCTTTCACTTGGAAG CACAGCATTCCTCATAGGTCCTAAAAGACAAGTATCGATGATGCTTGATCCTGTTCGCATTTATGCAACAGCCATATACATCGCAAGTATGATAATTGCCTTGTTTTGTGCACTTTAT GTTCATAACAAGCTACTGACACTTCTTGCCATTATCTTGGAGTTTGGGGCACTAGTTTG GTATAGCTTAAGCTACATCCCTTTTGCAAGGTCCATGGTCTCAAAGATCATGGTTTCATGCTTTGACACTGAATTTTAG